The Schistocerca gregaria isolate iqSchGreg1 chromosome 1, iqSchGreg1.2, whole genome shotgun sequence genome includes a window with the following:
- the LOC126271934 gene encoding Kazal peptide Pr13a-like, producing the protein MDRVVVAFLVAGCLLLVMAEVCRAQLCSNCECLPEPVYRPLCARQEGTGKYRGFRSLCELQCSNRCRKNKYMFVAQQRCGKYLAKLTSTTSPTSEVDSGGGDGRPVGAVEEGSLLGPLVHLLLGAAQG; encoded by the exons GTTGCTTGCTGCTGGTGATGGCGGAGGTGTGCAGGGCGCAACTGTGCTCTAACTGCGAGTGCCTGCCTGAGCCGGTGTACCGGCCGCTGTGCGCCCGCCAGGAGGGTACCGGCAAGTACCGGGGATTCCGGTCTCTCTGCGAGCTCCAGTGCTCCAACCGCTGCCGCAAGAACA AGTACATGTTCGTGGCTCAACAGCGCTGTGGCAAATACCTGGCGAAGTTAACCAGCACGACGTCACCAACGTCAGAGGTGGACTCGGGGGGCGGAGACGGCAGGCCAGTGGGGGCAGTTGAAGAGGGCAGTCTTCTGGGGCCTCTGGTGCACCTGCTGCTGGGAGCTGCGCAGGGCTAG